In the genome of Deltaproteobacteria bacterium, one region contains:
- a CDS encoding PilZ domain-containing protein: MIDQKGTGFEHRVCERRKHRRYFGDIPFDCWPLKQGKRGPSQVGIAENAGAGGLCIHLEERIPEGNEIILELYYRDDHRFSSLKLLAVVIWNSEEREARGYRHGLKLLRLETGGGRKLQSLLKQCLALM, translated from the coding sequence ATGATCGACCAGAAGGGCACCGGTTTCGAACACCGCGTGTGTGAGAGGAGAAAGCACAGAAGGTATTTCGGCGACATCCCCTTTGACTGCTGGCCACTGAAGCAGGGCAAGAGAGGACCGTCACAGGTGGGAATCGCGGAAAACGCCGGAGCCGGCGGCCTCTGCATCCATCTTGAGGAGAGGATCCCCGAGGGCAATGAGATCATCCTCGAACTCTATTACAGGGACGATCACAGGTTTTCGAGTCTGAAGCTCCTCGCCGTGGTCATCTGGAACAGCGAGGAGAGGGAGGCACGGGGATACAGACACGGGTTGAAGCTCCTGAGACTCGAAACCGGAGGGGGCCGCAAGCTCCAATCACTTCTCAAACAGTGTCTCGCCCTCATGTGA
- the nifU gene encoding Fe-S cluster assembly protein NifU: MWEYTDKVKDHFLNPRNVGEVENADGVGEVGSLACGDALRLTFKLDENKRIKEAKFKTFGCASAIASSSALTEIVKGMTLEEAEKVTNQDIAGYLGGLPEEKMHCSVMGREALEAAIANYRGEEQKKQEFEIVCKCFGITDKEIERAIRENNLTTREQVTHYTKAGGGCQACHPKIEAILEKVWGREKKPAAPVPPPGRKLTNLQKIRLVEETLQREIIPPMRADGGDLELVDIDGNTVYVALRGTCSFCPSSEFTLKKYVESKLREFVGPDIVVKEVKP, from the coding sequence ATGTGGGAATATACCGACAAGGTGAAGGATCATTTTCTCAACCCAAGGAACGTGGGGGAGGTGGAGAACGCGGACGGAGTGGGAGAGGTCGGTTCATTGGCCTGCGGGGACGCTCTGCGCTTGACCTTCAAGCTTGATGAGAACAAGAGGATCAAAGAGGCGAAATTCAAGACCTTCGGGTGTGCGAGTGCCATTGCCTCGTCTTCTGCCCTGACAGAGATAGTCAAGGGCATGACTCTGGAGGAAGCGGAGAAGGTGACCAACCAGGATATCGCGGGTTACCTGGGCGGGCTTCCAGAGGAGAAGATGCACTGCTCGGTGATGGGCCGGGAGGCACTCGAGGCTGCCATTGCAAACTACCGCGGGGAGGAGCAGAAGAAACAGGAGTTCGAGATCGTCTGTAAGTGCTTCGGCATCACAGACAAGGAGATTGAGCGGGCAATCCGGGAGAACAACCTCACCACAAGGGAACAGGTGACTCACTACACAAAAGCCGGCGGCGGGTGCCAGGCTTGCCATCCCAAGATCGAGGCCATCCTGGAGAAGGTGTGGGGGAGGGAGAAGAAGCCTGCTGCACCGGTTCCTCCGCCAGGCAGGAAACTGACCAACCTCCAGAAAATAAGACTCGTGGAGGAAACGCTGCAGCGGGAGATCATCCCACCTATGAGGGCCGATGGGGGTGATCTGGAACTGGTAGATATCGATGGAAACACGGTCTATGTGGCCCTGCGGGGGACCTGTTCGTTCTGCCCGAGTTCCGAGTTCACCTTGAAGAAATACGTGGAGAGCAAGCTCCGCGAGTTTGTGGGTCCTGATATTGTGGTCAAGGAGGTCAAACCATGA
- the nifS gene encoding cysteine desulfurase NifS yields MRTVYLDNNATTRVAPEVVEAMLPYFSELYGNPSSMHFFGGQVARKIAEARERVAALLNADPSEIVFTSCGTESDNAAIRGTLESYPEKNHVITTRVEHPAVLNVGQYLRARGYRVTELGVDRMGRLDLDELRDAIDEQTALVTILYANNETGVIFPIEEIGEIVKARGIPFHTDAVQAVGKIPLDMAKSHIDLMSLSGHKLHAPKGIGVLYIRKGTKFSPFFIGGHQEGGRRGGTENVPSIIGLGKAAELAIEHMDEENGRVRALRDRLEKELLDRIPNTLVNGDRDNRLPNTCSLSFEYVEGESILLLMSDQGICASSGSACTSGSLEPSHVLRAMGVPFTAAHGSIRFSLSIYNTDEDIDWVIEKLPAIVERLRDISPFWKDYKEGKPISSLMAGIHPEHTRHR; encoded by the coding sequence ATGAGAACGGTCTATCTGGACAACAATGCGACCACCAGGGTAGCCCCTGAGGTTGTGGAGGCCATGCTTCCCTATTTCAGTGAACTCTATGGCAATCCTTCAAGCATGCATTTCTTCGGGGGACAGGTGGCCAGGAAGATCGCCGAGGCGAGGGAACGGGTTGCAGCGCTCCTGAATGCAGATCCCTCTGAGATTGTCTTTACCAGCTGCGGTACGGAGAGCGACAATGCGGCGATTCGGGGAACTCTGGAGTCCTACCCCGAGAAGAACCACGTGATAACCACCAGGGTGGAGCACCCGGCCGTTCTCAACGTGGGCCAGTATCTGAGAGCCAGGGGATACCGCGTGACAGAGCTCGGAGTGGACCGGATGGGCCGGCTCGATCTCGATGAACTCCGTGACGCCATCGACGAGCAGACCGCTCTGGTCACTATCCTCTATGCAAACAACGAAACAGGGGTGATTTTCCCCATCGAAGAGATCGGGGAGATCGTCAAGGCGAGAGGGATCCCCTTTCACACCGATGCTGTTCAGGCGGTCGGTAAGATTCCCCTCGACATGGCCAAGAGCCACATCGATCTCATGTCCCTGTCCGGCCACAAACTCCATGCCCCCAAAGGCATAGGGGTTCTCTATATCCGGAAGGGGACCAAGTTCTCCCCTTTCTTTATCGGAGGCCATCAGGAGGGAGGCAGACGGGGAGGAACAGAGAACGTCCCCTCCATAATCGGCCTGGGAAAGGCCGCGGAACTCGCCATCGAGCACATGGATGAGGAGAACGGCCGGGTCAGGGCCCTCCGTGATAGATTGGAGAAGGAACTGCTCGATAGGATTCCCAACACCCTGGTGAACGGTGATCGGGACAACAGGCTTCCCAATACGTGCAGCCTCAGCTTCGAGTATGTGGAAGGGGAGTCGATTCTCCTGCTGATGAGCGACCAGGGGATCTGTGCCTCTTCGGGTTCGGCCTGTACCTCCGGTTCCCTGGAGCCCTCCCATGTGTTGCGGGCCATGGGAGTGCCTTTTACGGCTGCCCATGGGTCGATCCGGTTCAGCCTCAGTATCTACAATACCGATGAGGACATCGACTGGGTGATCGAGAAACTCCCGGCTATTGTGGAGAGGCTGAGAGATATCTCCCCCTTCTGGAAGGATTACAAGGAGGGAAAGCCGATCTCCTCTCTGATGGCGGGTATCCATCCGGAACATACCAGACACAGGTAG
- the pgeF gene encoding peptidoglycan editing factor PgeF, with translation MARRCGISSLRTGGGLGFFRAAHFEATGLVVHAFSTRQGGVSPAPFDSLNLGMSSGEKEANVKKNREILTRAFGFSSRALVTARQIHGDDILVIDSASPEGFAGAPCDAMVTDRPGVAVAVLTADCLPLLLLDPVHRTVAAVHLGWKGTALNLCGKTVGLLRERFGARPECLLAAVGPSIGPCCYEVDESLRSSFTLEEHRWDHWARPSGSGRWKLDLQRANIDLMTDSGILEGNIVWFDICTRCREDLFFSYRRDGEMTGRQMAFIMLK, from the coding sequence ATGGCCAGAAGATGCGGTATCTCTTCCCTCCGGACCGGAGGGGGACTTGGTTTTTTCAGGGCGGCCCATTTCGAGGCCACGGGTCTGGTCGTTCATGCCTTTTCGACCCGGCAGGGCGGAGTCAGCCCGGCTCCCTTTGATTCCCTAAATCTCGGCATGAGCAGTGGAGAAAAAGAGGCAAATGTCAAGAAAAACCGGGAGATTCTCACCCGGGCATTCGGGTTTTCCTCTCGGGCCCTGGTTACGGCCCGCCAGATACACGGAGACGATATCCTGGTGATCGACTCTGCCTCTCCAGAAGGCTTTGCAGGAGCCCCCTGTGATGCCATGGTTACCGACAGGCCGGGTGTTGCCGTCGCCGTGCTGACCGCCGACTGCCTGCCCCTTCTTCTCCTTGATCCGGTCCATCGGACGGTTGCGGCGGTCCACCTGGGGTGGAAAGGGACGGCTCTCAACCTCTGCGGGAAGACCGTCGGTCTGCTCAGGGAAAGATTCGGCGCGCGCCCCGAGTGTCTTCTGGCTGCGGTGGGGCCCTCCATCGGCCCATGCTGTTATGAGGTAGACGAATCATTGCGGTCCTCCTTCACATTGGAGGAGCACCGCTGGGACCACTGGGCTAGGCCTTCGGGTTCGGGCCGGTGGAAGCTAGATCTCCAGAGGGCCAATATCGACCTCATGACGGACTCCGGCATTTTGGAGGGAAACATTGTATGGTTCGATATCTGTACGCGGTGCAGAGAGGACCTCTTCTTTTCGTATCGGAGGGACGGGGAGATGACAGGGAGGCAGATGGCCTTTATTATGTTGAAATAA
- a CDS encoding M42 family metallopeptidase: MTNLELLEQLCSRFGVSGFENEVRNWISQTVRPLADRTETDVLGNLTAWINPDRDFTLMLDAHMDEIGLMVSHVEEGGFLRFALIGGWDPRVLPGQQVEIRPAGERGFRGVIGALPPHLQRPEEEKQPWKVEDLFIDVGAESKEAVRAMGIGPGTPATLAYPFHALEGNRVMGKALDDRVGCAVLIRCLEYFSENRPDFTVVANFAVGEEVGLRGAKTAGYTIQPDLALVVEGTTAADTPGTPAHKCPARLCHGPAISVADRSIIVNPALVRFMEEAAVRLGIPWQHKIPLSGATDAGAIHLSRGGVLTGVISVPCRYIHSPSSVLALTDLEHTVALVLEVARRAPEIGRLQ; this comes from the coding sequence GTGACCAACCTTGAGCTCCTCGAACAACTCTGCAGCCGGTTCGGCGTGTCGGGATTCGAAAACGAGGTCCGTAATTGGATATCCCAAACAGTCAGGCCACTTGCGGACAGGACCGAGACCGACGTGCTGGGGAACCTCACCGCCTGGATCAATCCAGACCGGGACTTCACGCTCATGCTGGATGCCCACATGGATGAAATCGGGCTCATGGTCAGCCATGTGGAGGAAGGCGGGTTTCTCCGGTTCGCCCTGATCGGAGGATGGGATCCCAGGGTTCTCCCGGGCCAACAGGTGGAGATCAGACCGGCCGGGGAGCGGGGGTTTCGCGGTGTGATCGGGGCCCTGCCGCCTCACCTTCAAAGGCCGGAAGAGGAGAAACAACCCTGGAAGGTCGAAGACCTGTTTATCGATGTAGGAGCAGAATCGAAGGAAGCAGTGAGGGCAATGGGAATCGGACCGGGGACCCCGGCGACCCTGGCATACCCCTTCCATGCCTTGGAGGGCAACCGGGTCATGGGAAAAGCGCTAGATGACCGGGTCGGCTGTGCGGTCCTGATCCGATGCCTGGAGTATTTCTCGGAGAATCGTCCGGATTTCACAGTGGTCGCCAATTTCGCCGTGGGCGAGGAGGTCGGCCTACGAGGAGCAAAGACCGCCGGCTACACGATTCAACCCGATCTCGCCCTGGTCGTTGAGGGAACCACAGCCGCCGACACACCCGGTACACCCGCCCATAAATGCCCGGCACGGCTCTGTCACGGTCCGGCCATCTCGGTAGCCGACAGGTCGATCATAGTGAACCCCGCCCTCGTGCGGTTCATGGAAGAGGCCGCTGTCCGACTCGGTATCCCCTGGCAACACAAAATCCCCCTGTCCGGCGCCACCGACGCAGGGGCTATCCATCTGAGCAGGGGCGGCGTCCTGACAGGTGTCATCTCGGTCCCGTGCCGTTATATACATTCGCCGAGCAGCGTGCTGGCCCTCACCGACCTGGAACACACCGTCGCACTCGTCCTGGAAGTTGCTCGGAGAGCACCCGAAATAGGGAGGCTTCAATAG
- a CDS encoding YggT family protein: protein MYVVANFLFAVAKILDVVLSIYMWIIIARAVLSWVSPDPRNPIVSTLSRLTDPVLWRIRRFLPVRGVGIDVSPIIAILAIIFLRYFLVATLFDIAKHL from the coding sequence ATGTACGTTGTGGCGAATTTTCTCTTTGCCGTTGCCAAGATTCTCGACGTGGTTCTGAGCATCTACATGTGGATCATCATTGCCAGAGCCGTACTCTCCTGGGTGAGCCCTGATCCGAGGAATCCGATCGTCAGCACCCTCTCCAGGCTCACCGATCCGGTTCTGTGGCGGATCCGCAGATTCCTACCCGTCAGGGGTGTCGGAATCGATGTCTCCCCGATCATCGCGATTCTGGCCATCATATTCCTGCGTTATTTCCTGGTGGCCACTCTCTTCGATATTGCCAAGCACCTCTAG
- a CDS encoding sodium:solute symporter family protein, whose amino-acid sequence MILPFLTVYFIGMIWIGLRSAGKIRGLETFLVADRKGSSLLVTGSLVATVIGGSSTIGMAGKGFSWGLVGSWWMLVGVPGLLLLSFFLAGRIRHSRLFTLPELLERHYGASVKLVASVVILWAWVGIIGGQIVASGRVLHAIISGDLTVMMAVSAAIFMTYTILGGQVSILRTDVVQAAVMVAGISLCTFLSLQEIGGFGAMKNHLSEDFLSFPVNGSFSWGDLVEWLVLVGSAYLVGPDIYSRLFSARDGKTARRSVLFTALILVPMAFSIVLIGMSARVLDPSLSGEQAFPYIIREVLPPGINAFVMAALLCALMSSADTVLLTSATILSVDIAGELVTGIRGKPLGERSLLLISRLAVILLGLLALGFALRLKGVIALLLFGYSIYTAGLVVPALLGFYARRLRLTPAGAVAAVIGGGGWVAIGKTGFLAGPGLDRLLPLRPGLQGVVISLVLLLAGSYLLPAQKR is encoded by the coding sequence TTGATACTCCCGTTTCTCACCGTCTATTTCATCGGGATGATCTGGATCGGGCTCAGGAGCGCCGGAAAGATCAGAGGACTGGAAACCTTCCTGGTGGCCGATCGGAAGGGGAGTTCCCTTCTCGTCACCGGATCACTTGTGGCCACAGTAATCGGAGGGTCGAGCACAATCGGCATGGCGGGCAAGGGATTCTCCTGGGGGCTCGTGGGGTCCTGGTGGATGCTTGTCGGCGTTCCGGGACTTCTCCTCCTCTCGTTTTTCCTCGCAGGGAGGATACGTCACTCCCGTCTCTTCACCCTGCCGGAACTCCTGGAAAGACACTACGGGGCCTCTGTCAAACTCGTGGCCTCTGTTGTTATCCTCTGGGCCTGGGTGGGGATCATAGGCGGCCAGATCGTCGCTTCCGGACGGGTCCTCCATGCCATCATATCCGGCGATCTCACGGTCATGATGGCTGTTTCGGCTGCAATCTTCATGACCTACACCATTCTCGGGGGCCAGGTCTCGATTCTCCGAACGGATGTCGTACAGGCGGCCGTCATGGTGGCAGGCATATCCCTCTGCACGTTCCTCTCCTTACAGGAGATAGGAGGGTTCGGAGCCATGAAAAACCACCTCTCCGAGGACTTCCTCTCCTTCCCGGTCAACGGATCCTTTTCGTGGGGAGACCTGGTCGAATGGCTGGTCCTCGTGGGCTCGGCTTATCTGGTGGGACCCGATATCTACTCCCGCCTCTTCTCTGCCAGAGACGGAAAGACTGCCCGCCGGAGCGTCCTATTCACGGCCCTGATCCTGGTACCCATGGCCTTCTCCATCGTCCTCATCGGTATGTCCGCCAGGGTTCTGGATCCCTCTCTCTCGGGTGAACAGGCCTTTCCCTACATCATCAGGGAGGTGCTACCCCCGGGGATCAACGCCTTTGTCATGGCAGCCCTCCTGTGCGCCCTCATGTCCTCGGCCGACACGGTGCTGCTCACCTCGGCCACTATTCTCTCGGTGGACATAGCCGGCGAACTCGTCACCGGGATCCGGGGCAAGCCCCTGGGAGAACGGAGTCTCCTCCTCATCTCAAGGCTCGCCGTTATCCTCCTCGGCCTGCTGGCCCTGGGATTTGCCCTGAGACTCAAGGGGGTGATCGCCCTGCTTCTGTTCGGTTATTCCATCTACACGGCAGGCCTTGTGGTTCCCGCCTTACTGGGCTTCTATGCCCGGAGGCTCCGCCTCACACCTGCAGGGGCTGTCGCCGCCGTTATCGGGGGGGGTGGGTGGGTGGCTATTGGAAAGACAGGGTTCCTAGCCGGCCCAGGCTTGGATCGGCTACTCCCCCTGAGACCCGGCCTCCAGGGGGTAGTAATCTCCCTGGTTCTCCTCCTTGCAGGGAGCTACCTCCTCCCCGCGCAAAAACGCTGA
- a CDS encoding RluA family pseudouridine synthase has translation MERSLAFQVSQEEMGRRLDRFLQQQGLSLSRSRIKQLIEAGLVLVNDRRVKAGTRVKPGDRVACMLPAPRPLEAKPEEIPLDILYEDSDIVVVNKAPGMVVHPAPRVFSGTLVNALLFHCEDLSGINGVLRPGIVHRLDRHTSGVIVAAKNDSAHESLARQFKGRLVEKRYLAVVCGHPSEQEGLITASLGRHPSKRGIFSIHTRKPRDALTRWRVVEVLRYFTVLEIFPRTGRTHQIRVHLSSTGHPILGDPVYCRKRYLRRIEDPEIRKIAEGVRRQALHASRLRIFHPRSGEPMEFHAPLARDMEELIEALRG, from the coding sequence ATGGAGAGGTCCCTGGCTTTTCAGGTCTCCCAGGAGGAGATGGGCAGGCGGCTGGACCGATTTCTTCAACAGCAGGGTCTCTCTCTGTCACGATCCCGCATAAAACAGTTGATCGAGGCCGGGCTTGTCCTGGTCAATGACCGGCGTGTAAAGGCAGGGACCAGGGTCAAGCCTGGAGACCGAGTAGCCTGCATGTTGCCCGCTCCACGTCCCTTGGAGGCGAAACCCGAAGAGATCCCCCTGGACATTCTCTACGAAGACAGCGACATCGTCGTGGTTAACAAGGCCCCCGGCATGGTGGTCCACCCGGCCCCGAGGGTCTTTTCAGGGACGTTGGTCAATGCCCTGCTCTTTCACTGTGAGGATCTGTCGGGCATCAACGGGGTGCTCCGGCCGGGAATAGTCCACCGTCTCGACCGTCATACTTCGGGTGTGATCGTTGCGGCGAAAAACGATTCGGCCCATGAATCGCTGGCCCGGCAGTTCAAGGGCCGCCTGGTGGAGAAGCGTTACCTCGCGGTGGTCTGTGGGCATCCTTCCGAGCAGGAGGGGCTCATCACGGCTTCCCTGGGGAGGCATCCCAGCAAGAGAGGGATCTTTTCCATTCACACCCGGAAGCCGAGAGACGCTCTGACCAGGTGGAGGGTTGTCGAGGTCCTGAGGTACTTCACGGTCCTCGAGATTTTTCCCAGGACCGGCCGGACCCATCAGATCCGGGTCCATCTCTCTTCTACGGGCCATCCTATTCTGGGGGATCCTGTCTACTGCCGGAAGAGGTATCTGAGGCGGATCGAGGATCCAGAGATCAGAAAGATCGCAGAGGGGGTTCGCAGGCAGGCGCTCCATGCCTCCCGCCTCCGTATCTTCCATCCCCGGAGCGGAGAGCCCATGGAGTTCCATGCCCCTCTGGCCCGCGATATGGAAGAACTCATCGAAGCCCTGAGGGGTTAG
- a CDS encoding NDP-sugar synthase, translating into MVLAAGLGTRLLPLTREIAKPAVPFFNRPLIHHCLEWLERNGIDEVVVNLHYRPRSVISAIEEGSWPLKIHLSYEPDLLGTAGGLKKAEEHFGDETFVMINSDSLFEGDLAAPLSFHRERGAMATMVLRERLPEDPYGTVRIGEEGRIIAIRGGGAPGEGKGYVFTGIHLFQPEILDWIPRGCLCEINRDVYPRLIGEGLGIWGFVTGAFWAEVGSRRTYLTAHMEVLNREGPEPRSTSPLSDHVEEVAPVLAGRDCRVGEGARVGPRAVVGEDCQIGEGAVVEDSVLWNGVRIGPGARVRGSIVGHRTTIEAGTSVEGMAVSGRERVRID; encoded by the coding sequence ATGGTTCTTGCTGCCGGGCTCGGAACACGGCTTCTTCCCTTGACCAGGGAGATAGCCAAGCCTGCTGTCCCCTTTTTCAACCGGCCCCTGATCCATCACTGCCTGGAGTGGCTCGAGCGGAACGGGATAGACGAAGTGGTCGTCAACCTCCACTACCGGCCCCGCTCGGTCATTTCAGCCATAGAAGAGGGGTCGTGGCCTTTGAAGATCCATCTCTCCTATGAGCCGGATCTCCTGGGAACCGCAGGTGGGCTCAAGAAGGCGGAAGAGCACTTTGGGGACGAAACATTCGTCATGATCAACAGCGACAGTCTCTTCGAAGGCGATCTGGCTGCCCCCCTATCCTTTCACAGGGAGAGGGGGGCGATGGCCACCATGGTTCTCCGCGAGAGATTACCGGAAGACCCTTATGGGACCGTGAGGATCGGCGAAGAGGGGCGAATCATCGCTATCAGGGGCGGGGGTGCCCCGGGAGAAGGCAAGGGGTACGTATTTACCGGGATTCACCTGTTTCAACCCGAGATCCTCGACTGGATCCCCCGTGGTTGCCTGTGCGAGATCAACCGGGATGTCTACCCCCGCCTCATCGGGGAGGGCCTGGGCATATGGGGATTTGTGACAGGGGCTTTCTGGGCCGAGGTGGGGAGCCGCAGGACTTACCTCACCGCCCACATGGAGGTCTTGAACCGGGAAGGGCCGGAACCGCGCAGCACAAGCCCTCTTTCGGATCATGTGGAGGAGGTCGCCCCTGTTTTGGCGGGCAGGGACTGTCGCGTGGGAGAGGGAGCGCGGGTGGGGCCGCGGGCGGTCGTGGGAGAGGACTGCCAGATCGGGGAAGGGGCGGTTGTTGAGGACTCTGTTCTCTGGAACGGGGTTCGGATCGGCCCTGGTGCGCGGGTGAGAGGGTCGATTGTGGGCCACAGGACCACTATCGAGGCAGGGACATCCGTTGAGGGCATGGCGGTCTCGGGCAGGGAGCGGGTGAGAATCGACTGA
- a CDS encoding phosphotransferase: MRVIARDLLGFVRSSLPGGVVDIAIEKLGGDASDRNYYRLHLDRNSPELPATVVLMELAAPFAGEELPFVNVLRTLERSGLGVPRLYGLEPGQGLVLLEDLGDEILQRKIEGKKAGEIGHLYQEALDGVVKMQWDLPAGQDCPAFKTAFTVERFLWELDFFRANYIEALLGRSIHPEDLKAMGRLFLLLATLLDGERKVFTHRDYHSRNLIYHGDRLKMLDFQDARMGPPLYDVASLLRDSYVVLEDPLVESLLDYYLSETERRRGKKIDRSRARFIFDIASLQRNLKAIGTFAYQAVERKNPAYLKYIPPTLAYVESNLQRHEELSSYREILARYLPRGGAGRRGER; the protein is encoded by the coding sequence ATGAGGGTCATTGCGAGGGATCTCCTGGGGTTTGTCCGGTCTTCGTTGCCTGGGGGTGTGGTCGACATCGCCATCGAAAAACTCGGAGGCGATGCTTCGGACCGCAACTACTACAGGCTGCACCTGGATCGAAACAGTCCGGAGCTTCCCGCAACCGTGGTCTTGATGGAGCTTGCAGCCCCTTTTGCCGGGGAGGAGCTGCCCTTTGTCAATGTCTTGCGTACACTGGAGAGGTCCGGCCTGGGTGTTCCGAGGCTCTACGGGCTTGAGCCAGGACAGGGGCTTGTCCTGCTCGAGGATCTGGGAGATGAGATTCTCCAGAGAAAGATCGAAGGGAAGAAGGCCGGGGAGATCGGACATCTCTACCAGGAAGCCCTCGACGGCGTTGTGAAGATGCAGTGGGATCTGCCGGCCGGGCAGGACTGTCCTGCCTTCAAGACGGCCTTTACCGTCGAGAGGTTCCTCTGGGAGCTAGATTTCTTCAGGGCCAACTACATCGAGGCCCTCCTGGGAAGATCCATCCACCCGGAGGACCTGAAGGCCATGGGCCGGCTCTTTCTCCTCCTCGCCACACTTCTCGATGGAGAGAGGAAGGTATTCACCCACCGTGACTACCACTCGAGGAATCTCATCTACCATGGGGATCGCCTGAAGATGCTCGATTTCCAGGACGCCCGGATGGGGCCGCCTCTCTATGATGTGGCCTCTCTCCTCAGGGACTCTTACGTGGTTCTTGAAGATCCTCTTGTCGAGTCTCTTCTGGATTACTATCTCTCCGAGACGGAGAGGAGGAGGGGGAAGAAGATCGATAGGTCCCGGGCCCGGTTTATCTTCGACATCGCCTCCCTTCAGCGGAATCTCAAGGCCATCGGCACCTTCGCCTATCAGGCCGTTGAAAGGAAGAATCCAGCCTATCTCAAATACATTCCTCCGACCCTGGCATACGTGGAGAGTAATCTGCAGCGACACGAGGAGCTGTCGTCTTACCGTGAGATCCTGGCCAGATACCTTCCCCGCGGGGGAGCCGGGCGCCGCGGTGAAAGGTGA
- a CDS encoding patatin-like phospholipase family protein, with the protein MGVGSRWARLVSTLTRKRSLSVPAAGEKALVLSGGGTKGIFQVGALEYLVSERKEWFRIVCGVSVGALNAMMVAQGADYFERLKALWIRQAETGLEIIQDRFTLAAKVLGAVLPGGILYHRLGEIDGIQDNTKLRETIDENARELQENLSKTGTHLRIGVVSLQTGKYYALDPGDKTLAPYTTEIVLASTAIPIVFSPGRFPYDGSNQWIDGGINQVTPIEDALEVAESHRVPLSEVIVITTAPLETEPTSREFKGLVDIGVRVEHILSTQIERQGFGIFQLRDALFQIRESFETLPSRKRAALEEIFKNALGDHYAFLMRRRSIRIRVIHPDPAMWRPFREGIKDRYPIGETVDFWKEFPQTLDRSEKRLHLAYEFGRFMARSLFAGQEPGGSATGKPAER; encoded by the coding sequence ATGGGAGTTGGATCCCGATGGGCACGGTTGGTTTCCACCCTGACTCGGAAGAGATCCTTGTCCGTTCCGGCTGCTGGGGAGAAGGCCCTGGTCCTTTCAGGGGGAGGAACCAAGGGCATTTTTCAGGTGGGGGCTCTGGAATATCTTGTCAGCGAGAGGAAAGAGTGGTTCAGGATCGTCTGCGGCGTCTCCGTTGGGGCTCTCAACGCCATGATGGTGGCCCAGGGGGCCGACTACTTCGAGAGGCTGAAGGCGCTCTGGATCCGCCAAGCCGAAACAGGCCTCGAGATCATCCAGGATCGTTTCACCCTTGCCGCCAAGGTCCTCGGCGCTGTTCTCCCAGGGGGGATCCTCTACCACAGGCTGGGGGAGATAGACGGCATCCAGGACAATACCAAACTCCGCGAGACAATCGACGAGAACGCTCGAGAGCTTCAGGAGAACCTGAGCAAGACGGGAACCCACCTGAGAATAGGTGTGGTCTCTCTCCAAACCGGGAAATACTACGCCCTGGATCCCGGCGATAAGACTCTGGCCCCTTATACCACCGAAATCGTCCTTGCCAGCACCGCCATCCCTATCGTCTTTAGCCCTGGCCGCTTCCCCTACGATGGGTCCAACCAATGGATAGACGGAGGGATAAACCAGGTGACCCCTATTGAGGATGCCCTTGAAGTGGCCGAATCTCACCGGGTTCCTCTCTCAGAGGTCATCGTAATCACTACTGCCCCCTTGGAAACGGAACCGACCTCCCGGGAGTTCAAAGGCCTCGTTGACATCGGTGTCCGGGTGGAACACATCCTCTCAACCCAGATCGAAAGGCAGGGGTTTGGGATTTTCCAACTCCGAGACGCTCTTTTCCAGATTCGCGAGTCGTTCGAAACCCTCCCCTCCCGTAAAAGGGCAGCACTGGAGGAGATCTTCAAGAACGCCCTGGGCGACCATTACGCCTTCCTCATGCGGCGCCGTTCTATTAGGATAAGGGTCATCCACCCGGATCCGGCCATGTGGAGGCCCTTTCGCGAGGGGATCAAGGATCGCTATCCTATCGGAGAGACAGTGGATTTTTGGAAGGAGTTTCCCCAAACCCTGGACCGGAGTGAGAAGCGTCTCCATCTGGCTTACGAGTTCGGTCGTTTCATGGCGAGGAGTCTATTCGCCGGTCAAGAGCCCGGTGGGTCTGCCACAGGGAAACCCGCTGAAAGATAG